In Phaeobacter gallaeciensis DSM 26640, a genomic segment contains:
- a CDS encoding ABC transporter ATP-binding protein produces the protein MIQMNDVHKAFGDNQVLQGMTLEIPKGSSMVIIGGSGTGKSVALKSILGLIKPDSGEILVDGKPADSGDRDKFLARFGMLFQGAALFDSLPVWQNVAFRLLRGSLKRPVDEAREIAIEKLRRVGLKADVADRLPAELSGGMQKRVGLARAIAAEPEIIFFDEPTTGLDPIMSGVINDLIREIVVEMGATAMTITHDMTSVRAIADNVAMLHGGVIQWTGPVADMDASGDPYMEQFIHGRAEGPIEAVR, from the coding sequence ATGATCCAGATGAATGACGTCCATAAGGCCTTTGGCGACAACCAGGTCCTGCAAGGCATGACGCTTGAGATTCCCAAGGGCAGCTCCATGGTGATCATCGGTGGCTCCGGCACCGGGAAATCGGTCGCACTCAAGAGCATTCTGGGCCTGATCAAGCCGGACAGCGGCGAGATCCTGGTTGATGGCAAGCCCGCTGACAGTGGCGACCGCGATAAGTTTCTTGCACGGTTTGGCATGTTGTTTCAGGGGGCTGCACTGTTTGACTCGCTGCCGGTCTGGCAGAATGTCGCCTTCCGCCTGCTGCGCGGATCATTGAAGCGCCCGGTGGATGAGGCGCGCGAGATCGCTATTGAAAAACTGCGCCGGGTGGGCCTGAAGGCCGATGTGGCGGATCGCCTGCCCGCAGAACTTTCTGGCGGCATGCAGAAACGTGTCGGGCTTGCCCGCGCCATTGCCGCCGAACCTGAAATCATCTTTTTCGACGAGCCGACCACCGGTCTCGACCCGATCATGTCTGGCGTCATCAACGATCTGATCCGCGAGATCGTGGTCGAAATGGGCGCGACGGCCATGACCATCACCCACGATATGACCTCTGTCCGGGCGATTGCCGACAATGTGGCGATGCTGCATGGCGGGGTGATCCAATGGACCGGCCCCGTGGCAGATATGGATGCGTCGGGCGACCCCTATATGGAGCAATTCATCCACGGCCGCGCTGAGGGGCCGATCGAAGCGGTGAGGTGA
- a CDS encoding paraquat-inducible protein A: MTLRLLTLSLLILYPVAWFAPLMRAGLLPIFGLSEISVITGLQSLWGSDVILALTVTAFAIFAPYLKTIGLALVQWGLLDARVQPVLHVLGKLAMADVFLIALYITLAKGIGYATIETAWGLYLFTGCILASIVLSLLTARHLRQQDD, from the coding sequence ATGACCCTCCGCCTCCTCACCCTGTCGCTGCTGATCCTGTACCCCGTCGCGTGGTTCGCGCCGCTGATGCGGGCGGGGTTGTTGCCGATCTTTGGCCTCAGCGAAATTTCGGTGATCACTGGCCTCCAGAGCCTTTGGGGCAGCGACGTGATCCTTGCGCTGACGGTCACGGCTTTTGCGATCTTTGCGCCGTACCTCAAAACCATCGGGCTGGCGCTGGTGCAATGGGGCCTGCTGGACGCGCGGGTGCAACCGGTGCTGCATGTTTTGGGCAAGCTGGCGATGGCGGATGTGTTCCTCATCGCGCTTTATATCACGCTGGCCAAGGGGATTGGTTACGCGACCATTGAGACCGCCTGGGGGCTTTATCTGTTTACGGGCTGTATTCTGGCGTCAATTGTCCTGTCCCTTCTGACCGCGCGCCATCTTCGCCAGCAGGACGACTAG